A single region of the Neisseriaceae bacterium genome encodes:
- the rnr gene encoding ribonuclease R, with product MSVSKKQSIRLSDPNLSRERKKYRNPIPSREWILQVLNNQQAPVCYDDLVALLDIMPTEDTAFRHRMKAMVRDGQLYINHHNIICVTDKTQLVKCRVQGHKDGYGFAIPMDDIGKPDFFLSEKQMRSLMHGDVVTVRATFYDKRGRIEATVVEILERKTKELVVRLYVEGGMFIAVPEDKRITHKILLPNENVSAIMSGEVAVIEIDSYPNGVILATGHVKEILGGYDEPGMEIEIAVRKYDLPHTFSDKTLTEVASIPSFVIKEQVENRRDIRSFPLVTIDGESARDFDDAVYAEKNHQGYRLVVAIADVSHYVRPNTAMDQDAYKRGTSVYFPRRVIPMLPEALSNGICSLVPNQDRLCMVCDMKISSSGVICGYEFYPAIMRSHARLTYTEVWYHLSSGGNYPFKVELETLYEVYHVLEKQRIQRGAIDFDSSQTQMIFDENNKIKQIIPEVRNDAHKIIEECMLAANVSAADFILKNKSQSLFRVHEGSTKEKLQILKAQLSLLGLSLNNYDDPKPIDYAMLMSQLDNREDKDLIQTMLLRSMQQAVYQPDNIGHFGLAYDAYTHFTSPIRRYPDLCVHRSIKGILKQEVYQPKSWVEIGVHCSYTERRAEDASRDVEKWLKTYYMRDKIGEIYEGTINGLTNFAVFVTLKAFHVEGMIHISDLGQDYFNYIPEQLSIVGERTKIRFTMGDNVIVKVAQADLDTCRIDLVLVSGGRKKDVNEELLSMNKQNHKNKKKSSRHKHKRKKNKSK from the coding sequence ATGTCTGTATCCAAAAAACAATCGATAAGATTAAGTGATCCTAATTTATCAAGAGAAAGAAAGAAGTATAGAAATCCTATCCCAAGTAGAGAATGGATTTTACAAGTATTAAATAATCAGCAAGCACCTGTCTGTTATGATGATTTAGTAGCATTACTAGATATTATGCCTACAGAAGATACTGCATTTCGCCATCGAATGAAAGCGATGGTTAGAGACGGGCAATTGTATATTAATCATCATAATATAATTTGTGTGACAGATAAGACTCAACTAGTTAAATGTCGTGTACAGGGACATAAAGATGGTTATGGATTTGCAATACCAATGGATGATATCGGTAAACCTGATTTTTTCCTAAGTGAGAAGCAAATGCGTTCCTTAATGCATGGTGATGTTGTTACTGTGCGAGCAACTTTCTATGATAAACGAGGCAGAATAGAAGCTACAGTAGTAGAAATTTTAGAAAGAAAAACTAAAGAACTAGTTGTTAGACTTTATGTTGAGGGAGGTATGTTTATTGCAGTGCCAGAAGACAAGCGTATTACACACAAAATTTTATTACCCAATGAAAATGTATCAGCAATTATGTCTGGTGAGGTAGCGGTTATTGAGATTGACAGCTATCCCAATGGTGTCATTTTAGCGACAGGTCATGTTAAAGAAATTTTGGGTGGTTATGATGAACCTGGAATGGAAATTGAAATTGCAGTGAGAAAGTATGATTTACCCCATACTTTTTCCGATAAGACATTAACCGAGGTGGCTAGTATACCTTCTTTTGTTATAAAAGAACAAGTTGAGAATAGAAGAGATATCCGCTCTTTTCCATTAGTTACCATTGATGGTGAATCAGCACGAGATTTTGATGATGCTGTTTATGCAGAAAAAAACCATCAAGGTTATCGTCTAGTAGTAGCAATTGCAGATGTGAGTCATTACGTAAGACCGAATACAGCAATGGATCAAGATGCTTACAAAAGAGGTACGAGTGTTTATTTCCCACGTAGAGTAATTCCAATGCTTCCCGAAGCACTTTCTAATGGCATATGTTCATTAGTGCCCAATCAAGATAGGCTATGTATGGTCTGTGATATGAAAATTAGTTCTTCTGGTGTGATTTGTGGTTATGAATTTTATCCAGCAATCATGAGGTCTCATGCGAGACTAACCTATACCGAAGTTTGGTATCATTTATCTTCAGGTGGTAATTATCCTTTTAAAGTAGAGTTGGAGACTTTGTATGAAGTCTATCATGTGTTAGAGAAGCAGAGAATTCAACGCGGAGCTATTGATTTTGATAGCTCACAGACTCAGATGATTTTTGATGAAAATAATAAAATTAAGCAAATTATACCTGAAGTCAGGAATGATGCTCATAAAATTATTGAAGAATGTATGTTAGCTGCTAATGTATCAGCAGCTGACTTTATTTTAAAAAATAAGAGTCAAAGTTTATTCCGAGTACATGAAGGTTCTACAAAGGAAAAATTACAAATATTGAAAGCACAATTAAGTTTGTTGGGATTGAGTTTGAATAATTACGATGATCCTAAACCCATTGATTATGCAATGTTGATGAGTCAACTAGATAATAGAGAAGATAAAGATTTGATTCAGACGATGTTATTAAGATCTATGCAACAGGCGGTTTACCAGCCAGATAATATAGGTCATTTTGGCTTAGCGTATGATGCTTATACACACTTTACTTCTCCTATTAGGCGTTACCCTGATTTATGTGTGCATCGTAGTATTAAAGGTATCTTAAAACAAGAGGTCTATCAACCTAAATCATGGGTTGAAATAGGGGTGCATTGTTCCTACACAGAGAGAAGAGCTGAAGATGCGTCTAGGGATGTAGAAAAATGGCTTAAAACGTATTACATGCGAGATAAGATAGGTGAAATTTATGAAGGAACAATTAATGGGCTGACTAATTTTGCTGTATTTGTTACATTAAAGGCGTTTCATGTTGAGGGTATGATACATATTTCAGATCTAGGTCAAGATTATTTTAACTATATTCCAGAACAATTATCTATTGTGGGGGAACGTACAAAAATTCGTTTTACCATGGGAGATAATGTCATCGTTAAAGTAGCACAGGCAGATTTAGATACTTGTAGGATTGACTTAGTATTAGTCTCCGGGGGTAGAAAAAAAGATGTAAACGAAGAACTATTGTCAATGAATAAGCAAAATCATAAAAATAAAAAAAAATCATCTCGTCATAAACACAAACGCAAAAAAAACAAATCTAAATAA
- a CDS encoding prepilin-type N-terminal cleavage/methylation domain-containing protein: MKESQKGFTLIETMVVLVIIGIVAAFTLPKFYEYIAKTQVAEGIQMATNAKITITDNLQNGRCTDPYAQVNNTITGRYAQLVISDDESKDKGSSIETNTNGCVVTITYGRGVDAGGNSSGASKYINNQALVLNMLYNGSYEIDGATTLPIQYRPKSIAQILGNNKQVLLESDEVTPAEELSIPAVSETAPVAVSESAEAKLAEEASAPAVSETTPVAVSESAEAKLAEEASVPAVSETTPVAVSESDEVNPIALPTSVVSDATPVVSSESEEVQPTEALSTPVVSENTPVAVSESAEAKLAEEASVPAVSETTPVAVSESDEVNPIALPTSVVSDATPVVSSESEEVQPTEALSTPVVSENTPVAVSESAEVTPAEEVSTPAVSETAPVAVLASSEMKKPPEEVAIPAVIETNEVAEPEFEEVKPAEESLASAVIDTNEVAQPEFKEVKPAEESLASAVIDTNEVAEPEFEEVKPAEESLTSAVIDTNEVAEPEFKEVKPVEEVSTSAVSETIQAAGSESEQIKPSKKDKPPKKYKYNGTFINPMSYSQIELLDFPGLEEWKNKQFTLDPRVKESDKAKSKQTKTSSNDSKSG, from the coding sequence ATGAAAGAATCACAGAAAGGCTTTACCTTAATTGAGACAATGGTCGTATTGGTCATTATCGGGATAGTGGCAGCGTTCACACTTCCTAAATTCTATGAATATATTGCTAAAACACAGGTAGCAGAGGGCATTCAAATGGCTACCAATGCTAAGATAACGATTACAGATAATTTGCAAAATGGACGTTGTACGGATCCCTATGCACAGGTTAATAATACGATTACCGGACGTTATGCTCAGTTAGTCATTTCAGATGACGAAAGTAAGGATAAAGGCTCCTCTATTGAAACCAATACCAATGGTTGTGTGGTGACAATTACTTATGGTCGTGGTGTTGATGCTGGTGGTAACTCATCAGGTGCTAGTAAGTATATCAATAACCAAGCCTTGGTATTGAATATGTTGTACAACGGTAGCTATGAAATTGATGGAGCGACAACGCTACCTATTCAATATAGGCCAAAATCTATAGCACAAATTTTGGGTAATAATAAGCAAGTATTATTAGAGTCCGATGAAGTGACACCTGCAGAAGAGTTATCAATACCAGCTGTCAGTGAAACTGCTCCAGTAGCGGTATCAGAATCAGCTGAAGCGAAACTTGCAGAAGAGGCATCAGCACCGGCTGTCAGTGAAACTACACCAGTAGCGGTATCAGAATCAGCTGAAGCGAAACTTGCAGAAGAGGCATCAGTACCGGCTGTCAGTGAAACTACACCAGTAGCGGTATCAGAATCAGATGAAGTGAACCCTATAGCGTTACCAACATCAGTTGTAAGTGATGCTACTCCAGTGGTGTCGTCAGAATCCGAGGAGGTTCAGCCTACGGAAGCGTTATCAACGCCAGTTGTAAGTGAAAATACGCCAGTAGCGGTATCAGAATCAGCTGAAGCGAAACTTGCAGAAGAGGCATCAGTACCGGCTGTCAGTGAAACTACACCAGTAGCGGTATCAGAATCAGATGAAGTGAACCCTATAGCGTTACCAACATCAGTTGTAAGTGATGCTACTCCAGTGGTGTCGTCAGAATCCGAGGAGGTTCAGCCTACGGAAGCGTTATCAACGCCAGTTGTAAGTGAAAATACGCCAGTAGCGGTATCAGAATCAGCTGAAGTGACACCTGCAGAAGAGGTATCAACACCAGCTGTCAGTGAGACTGCCCCAGTAGCGGTATTAGCATCTTCTGAAATGAAAAAACCTCCAGAAGAGGTAGCAATACCGGCTGTCATTGAGACTAATGAAGTGGCAGAACCAGAGTTCGAGGAAGTGAAACCTGCAGAAGAATCACTAGCATCAGCTGTCATTGATACTAATGAAGTGGCACAACCAGAGTTCAAGGAAGTGAAACCTGCAGAAGAATCACTAGCATCAGCTGTCATTGATACTAATGAAGTGGCAGAACCAGAGTTCGAGGAAGTGAAACCTGCAGAAGAATCACTAACATCAGCTGTCATTGATACTAATGAAGTGGCAGAACCAGAGTTCAAGGAAGTGAAACCTGTAGAAGAAGTATCAACATCAGCTGTAAGTGAGACTATTCAAGCAGCAGGGTCAGAGTCTGAGCAAATCAAGCCTTCTAAAAAAGATAAGCCTCCTAAAAAATATAAATATAATGGTACTTTTATTAACCCTATGTCATATAGTCAAATAGAACTGCTTGACTTCCCAGGTTTAGAGGAGTGGAAGAATAAACAATTCACCTTGGATCCTAGAGTTAAAGAGTCTGATAAAGCTAAGAGTAAGCAAACGAAAACTTCGAGTAATGATAGTAAAAGTGGATAA
- a CDS encoding prepilin-type N-terminal cleavage/methylation domain-containing protein produces the protein MKKLQQGFTLIETMVVLVIIGIVAAFTLPRFYEYIAKTQVAEGIQMATNAKITITDNLQNGRCTDPYAQVNNTITGRYAQLVISDDPSKDKGSSIETNTNGCVVTITYGRGVDASGNSSGVSKYINNQTLVLNMLYNGSYEIDGATTLPIQYRPKSIAQALGNSNQVSLESDEVKGESLLPVVSDTTSVAVSESAEVKPVEESSTPAVSGITPVVASESDEVNPAEESSTPAVSETTPVVVSESAEVKPVEEVSTTSVVDSTPVAVSESAEAKPAEETSAPAVVDITPVTVSESAEVKPVEEVSTTSVVDSTPVAVSESAEAKPAEETSAPAVVDITPVTVSESAEVKPVEEVSTTSVVDSTPVAVSESAEAKPAEETSAPAVVDITPVAVSESAEAKPAEETSAPAVSETTPVVASESAEAKPTEESSTPAVSETTPVAVSESSEVKPKEKSDGKRKYVESRLDDIRKYAEKKLENQPPEIVNYGMDVVNNLPKNPYIAQHLNPKQSTVSDNNQPVTLEPKEVKPKEGSLSDDNKQAASEPAVGGNT, from the coding sequence ATGAAAAAATTACAACAAGGCTTTACCTTAATTGAGACAATGGTCGTATTAGTCATTATCGGGATAGTAGCAGCGTTCACACTTCCTAGATTTTATGAATATATTGCTAAAACACAGGTAGCAGAAGGCATTCAAATGGCTACCAATGCCAAGATAACGATTACAGATAATTTGCAAAATGGACGTTGTACGGATCCCTATGCACAGGTCAATAATACGATTACTGGACGTTATGCACAGTTAGTCATTTCAGATGACCCAAGTAAGGATAAAGGCTCCTCTATTGAAACCAATACTAACGGTTGTGTGGTGACAATTACTTATGGTCGTGGTGTTGATGCTAGTGGTAACTCATCAGGGGTGAGTAAATATATCAATAACCAAACCTTGGTATTGAATATGTTGTACAACGGTAGCTATGAAATTGATGGGGCGACAACGCTACCTATTCAATATAGGCCAAAATCTATAGCACAAGCTTTAGGTAATAGTAATCAAGTATCATTAGAGTCCGATGAAGTTAAGGGAGAATCACTACTACCAGTTGTAAGTGATACTACGTCAGTAGCGGTATCAGAATCTGCTGAAGTGAAACCTGTAGAAGAGTCATCAACACCGGCTGTCAGTGGAATTACGCCAGTAGTGGCATCAGAATCTGATGAGGTGAACCCTGCAGAAGAGTCATCAACACCAGCTGTCAGTGAAACTACGCCAGTAGTAGTATCAGAATCTGCTGAAGTGAAACCTGTAGAAGAGGTATCAACAACATCTGTAGTTGATAGTACTCCGGTAGCGGTATCAGAGTCAGCTGAAGCGAAACCTGCAGAAGAGACATCAGCACCAGCTGTAGTTGATATTACTCCGGTAACGGTATCAGAGTCTGCTGAAGTGAAACCTGTAGAAGAGGTATCAACAACATCTGTAGTTGATAGTACTCCGGTAGCGGTATCAGAGTCAGCTGAAGCGAAACCTGCAGAAGAGACATCAGCACCAGCTGTAGTTGATATTACTCCGGTAACGGTATCAGAGTCTGCTGAAGTGAAACCTGTAGAAGAGGTATCAACAACATCTGTAGTTGATAGTACTCCGGTAGCGGTATCAGAGTCAGCTGAAGCGAAACCTGCAGAAGAGACATCAGCACCAGCTGTAGTTGATATTACTCCGGTAGCGGTATCAGAGTCAGCTGAAGCGAAACCTGCAGAAGAGACATCAGCACCAGCTGTCAGTGAAACTACGCCAGTAGTGGCATCAGAGTCAGCTGAAGCGAAACCTACAGAAGAGTCATCAACACCGGCGGTAAGTGAGACTACGCCAGTAGCCGTATCAGAATCATCTGAAGTAAAACCTAAAGAAAAGAGTGATGGTAAACGTAAATATGTGGAGTCAAGGCTTGATGATATAAGAAAATATGCAGAAAAAAAATTGGAGAACCAACCCCCTGAAATAGTCAATTATGGGATGGATGTCGTCAACAACTTACCAAAAAATCCTTACATAGCGCAACATCTTAATCCTAAACAATCAACTGTAAGTGATAATAATCAACCGGTGACATTGGAGCCTAAGGAGGTGAAACCTAAAGAAGGATCATTAAGTGACGATAATAAACAAGCGGCGTCAGAACCAGCTGTAGGTGGTAATACTTAA
- a CDS encoding prepilin-type N-terminal cleavage/methylation domain-containing protein: MKESQKGFTLIEVMVVLVIIGIVAAFTLPRFYEYIAKTQVAEGIQMATNTKITITDNLQNGRCTDPYAQVNNTITGRYAQLVISDDPSKDKGSSIETNTNGCVVTITYGRGVDASGNSSGVSKYINNQTLVLNMLYNGSYEIDGATTLPIQYRPKSIAQILGNNKQVLLESDEVTPTEAVSTPTVSETTPVAVSESAEVTPTEAVSTPAVSETAPAVRSESAEVKPVEESLAPDVSETSLAVTPRSDEVKLAEELSIPVISDSTPVVVSESAEANPTEEVSKPAVSETTPVVVSESAEANPTEEVSTPAVSETIPAVASESAEVTPTEEASKPAVSENTPVEVSESAEVTPAEEASTPAVSETTPVVSSESVEVRPEEESLAPDVSDNSQGMTLDFEEESEEDSLSRMTEEDIELIDSYGFLTEEYLKIKQRCKNSQNLPDCVQKIFSEEQSSILTLHDIQLMNSHRLFEEEYLNLKKQCKNSQNNSQNLEDCIKKLLSKKEGIDFFRSSKEELDSYFRHHATEDSYDEGPPDIIAPPSNNDNKQDDDDPVPFYIRRSWH, translated from the coding sequence ATGAAAGAATCACAGAAAGGCTTTACCTTAATTGAGGTAATGGTCGTATTGGTCATTATCGGGATAGTGGCAGCGTTCACACTTCCTAGATTTTATGAATATATTGCTAAAACGCAGGTAGCAGAAGGCATTCAAATGGCTACCAATACTAAGATAACGATTACAGATAATTTGCAAAATGGACGTTGTACGGATCCCTATGCACAGGTCAATAATACGATTACTGGACGTTATGCTCAGTTAGTCATTTCAGATGACCCAAGTAAGGATAAAGGCTCCTCTATTGAAACCAATACCAATGGTTGTGTGGTGACAATTACTTATGGTCGTGGTGTTGATGCTAGTGGTAACTCATCAGGGGTGAGTAAATATATCAATAACCAAACCTTGGTATTGAATATGTTGTACAACGGTAGCTATGAAATTGATGGGGCGACAACGCTACCTATTCAATATAGGCCAAAATCTATAGCACAAATATTGGGTAATAATAAGCAAGTATTATTAGAGTCCGATGAAGTGACACCTACAGAAGCGGTATCAACACCAACTGTCAGTGAAACTACACCAGTAGCGGTATCAGAGTCTGCTGAAGTGACACCTACAGAAGCGGTATCAACACCGGCTGTCAGTGAAACTGCTCCAGCAGTGAGATCAGAATCAGCTGAAGTGAAACCTGTAGAAGAGTCATTAGCACCAGACGTAAGTGAAACTTCGCTAGCAGTGACACCAAGATCTGATGAAGTGAAACTTGCAGAAGAGTTATCGATACCAGTTATAAGTGATAGTACGCCAGTAGTGGTATCAGAGTCTGCTGAAGCGAACCCTACAGAAGAGGTATCAAAACCAGCTGTCAGTGAAACTACACCAGTAGTGGTATCAGAGTCTGCTGAAGCGAACCCTACAGAAGAGGTATCAACACCAGCTGTCAGTGAGACTATACCAGCAGTGGCATCAGAATCTGCTGAAGTGACGCCTACAGAAGAAGCATCAAAACCGGCGGTAAGTGAAAATACGCCAGTAGAGGTATCAGAATCAGCTGAAGTGACACCTGCAGAAGAGGCATCAACACCAGCTGTCAGTGAGACTACGCCAGTAGTGTCATCAGAATCTGTTGAAGTGAGGCCTGAAGAAGAATCATTAGCACCAGATGTAAGTGATAATAGTCAAGGAATGACATTAGATTTCGAAGAAGAGTCCGAAGAAGATTCGTTATCCAGAATGACTGAAGAAGATATTGAACTAATCGATTCATATGGATTTCTTACAGAAGAATATTTGAAAATTAAGCAACGATGCAAAAATTCACAGAATCTTCCAGACTGCGTTCAAAAAATTTTTTCTGAAGAACAGTCATCAATACTAACTCTACATGACATACAACTAATGAATTCACATAGACTATTTGAAGAAGAATATTTAAACTTGAAGAAACAATGTAAAAATTCACAGAATAATTCACAGAATCTTGAAGACTGCATAAAAAAACTTTTATCTAAAAAAGAGGGGATTGATTTTTTCAGGAGTAGCAAAGAAGAATTAGATTCATATTTTAGGCACCATGCTACTGAAGATAGCTATGATGAAGGACCTCCTGATATCATAGCACCACCATCAAATAATGATAATAAACAAGATGATGATGATCCTGTACCATTTTACATTAGAAGAAGCTGGCACTAA